A stretch of the Stigmatella aurantiaca genome encodes the following:
- a CDS encoding alpha/beta fold hydrolase, which translates to MLEPSSHFIASDGTRIHYLRWNEPQEGRPAVVLTHGLGFVGASWMLLARELARDYTVYALDRRGHGRSAPVDERGCAFEVFSRDLSLFLDTLGVRGAYGISHSSGATDMLLTAGIRPEAFAGILAVEPTVQDPRAKRDPDPTVSELCQGLINRTQYRLSRYSSRDAALEMLRKRSPLQRWHPELLRAQLEYGYRDVEGGGVESCCLPAAEAEMLVPIFQTMENRYPGREFERLLDVKCPVLVTSADESNPVYGAMAEIAARVIPGARHHTCKGASHFWPQERPEEFAQQAALFASNFMRSPKWT; encoded by the coding sequence ATGCTCGAGCCTTCCTCCCACTTCATTGCCAGTGACGGGACGAGGATTCACTACCTCCGCTGGAACGAGCCCCAGGAGGGGCGTCCGGCCGTGGTGCTCACGCATGGGCTGGGCTTCGTGGGCGCCTCGTGGATGCTCCTGGCGCGCGAACTCGCGCGTGACTACACCGTCTACGCCCTGGATCGCCGCGGCCACGGGCGCAGCGCTCCGGTGGACGAGCGCGGCTGCGCCTTCGAGGTCTTCAGCCGTGATCTGAGCCTCTTCCTCGACACCCTCGGCGTGCGCGGCGCCTATGGCATCAGCCACAGCTCGGGGGCCACGGACATGCTCCTGACCGCAGGCATTCGGCCGGAGGCCTTCGCGGGCATCCTCGCCGTGGAGCCCACCGTCCAGGATCCACGGGCCAAGCGCGATCCGGATCCCACCGTGTCGGAGTTGTGCCAGGGGCTCATCAACCGCACTCAGTACCGCCTGAGCCGTTATTCCAGCCGTGACGCCGCGCTCGAGATGCTGCGCAAGCGCTCGCCACTCCAGCGCTGGCATCCAGAGCTGCTGCGGGCCCAGCTCGAATACGGCTATCGCGACGTCGAGGGCGGGGGCGTCGAGTCCTGCTGCCTGCCCGCCGCCGAGGCCGAGATGCTGGTCCCCATCTTCCAGACCATGGAGAACCGCTACCCGGGCCGCGAGTTCGAGCGCCTGCTCGACGTGAAGTGCCCGGTGCTCGTCACCTCGGCCGACGAGAGCAACCCGGTCTACGGGGCCATGGCCGAGATCGCCGCCCGTGTCATCCCAGGCGCCCGTCATCACACCTGCAAAGGGGCCTCGCACTTCTGGCCCCAGGAGCGGCCAGAGGAGTTCGCCCAGCAGGCCGCCCTCTTCGCTTCCAACTTCATGAGGTCACCGAAATGGACCTGA
- a CDS encoding leucine-rich repeat domain-containing protein, translated as MDLSSELALRVYEQIFWGIDKPLGYTLEEDESGARKPVSIPADAPWYASHPDPRMPAWFLKELVAESSAKGIPGLSLAGCRQLDDEAFAHLQAAPHLKILDLFNTRITDAGAASLGKLTSLGSLNLAGTAITDRAIEVIAGLPSLETLHLGWTEVSDAGLARLALAPSLKTLDLRGTRITDAGLARLTGLKRLRALSLQETGVGDAGVAALAPLAPVLERLYLGYTRVTDACVNTLATFTGLRTLSIRGTVISAEQEKRLTAALTGLGGVGTGPQGIQEGLIR; from the coding sequence ATGGACCTGAGTTCCGAGCTGGCCCTTCGCGTCTACGAGCAGATCTTCTGGGGCATTGACAAGCCGCTCGGCTACACCCTGGAGGAGGATGAGTCCGGGGCGCGCAAGCCTGTTTCCATCCCCGCGGATGCCCCCTGGTATGCCAGCCATCCCGATCCCCGCATGCCGGCGTGGTTCCTGAAGGAGCTCGTCGCCGAGAGTTCGGCCAAGGGCATTCCAGGCTTGTCCCTGGCGGGGTGCCGGCAGCTCGATGACGAGGCCTTTGCTCACCTTCAGGCCGCCCCCCACCTCAAGATCCTCGACCTGTTCAACACCCGCATCACGGATGCCGGGGCCGCCTCGCTCGGCAAGCTCACATCACTCGGCTCGCTCAACCTGGCGGGCACGGCCATCACCGATCGCGCGATCGAGGTGATCGCCGGGCTGCCCTCGCTCGAGACGCTGCACCTGGGCTGGACCGAGGTGAGCGATGCTGGCCTGGCCCGGCTGGCCTTGGCGCCGTCGCTGAAGACCCTGGATCTGCGTGGGACCCGGATCACCGACGCGGGGCTGGCCCGGCTAACCGGCCTGAAGCGCCTCCGGGCACTGAGTCTTCAGGAGACTGGGGTGGGGGACGCCGGGGTGGCCGCGCTCGCGCCCCTGGCGCCCGTCCTTGAGCGGCTGTACCTGGGCTACACGCGGGTGACCGACGCGTGCGTCAACACGCTCGCGACGTTCACTGGCCTGCGCACCCTCTCGATTCGGGGAACGGTGATCAGCGCCGAGCAGGAGAAGCGGCTCACTGCGGCGCTGACAGGGCTCGGAGGCGTCGGGACCGGTCCTCAGGGCATCCAGGAAGGCCTGATTCGCTGA
- a CDS encoding type I polyketide synthase: MTIRRKSALASRFARKLQRHATEPIAVVGMSCRFPNAPHLEAYRRLFSDGMEVRKEIPPERFDLDAYYSPVAGTPGAISTRHGGFIQDIDRFDAGFFRLTPREVEAMDPQHRLLLELAWEAFESAGMPPAVLSGSQTGVYVGIATFDYLELTDIHSPDGYTNTGLSHSAAVGRVSYFFDLKGPCEAIDTACSGSLVAVHNACQSLRAREVDCALAGGVNALIAPYGFMGFSQAGMMAPDGRCKTFDARADGYGRSEGSGMVVLKRLSDARRDRDIIHALITGSAVNHDGRSQGFTAPNGLAQREVVQRAWKMGGYGPGDIDCVEVHGTGTALGDPQELLALGAVFREREAAANRVVVSSAKTNVGHLEAAAGIAGLIKLVLMVRDAEIFPHLHLQRTNPNIDLGSLPLQVPTERRPWRTHGSRRVGGVSSFGFSGTNAHVLVESVSEEEASEATEGAEAGDGASLGEGASPAEPPAPPLPLRPVQIVPLSARTRPALTELAGRWSRHTRESLGDELADLAFTAATGRHHFEHRAAVVASSRRELEAALDALRHGREDKNLLRGNVRPRMQPKVGFLFTGQGSQYAGMGRGLYEQEPVFREALEACAQGLKGQLPKGLLEVMFAGPEERTIHETQYAQPALFSVQYALSRLWESWGVRPYAVVGHSVGEFAAACVAGVLELKDALELVAARGRLMQALPSKGSMVSVQAPVEKVREAMEAAGGGQVSIAAQNGPRSTVMSGEKQAVQEVVGRLEREGYKGQALTVSHAFHSAQMEPMLEEFERVARPVVARPARCKLISNVTGQAFQAGQAPDAAYWRKHVREPVLFEQGMRAMAELGVSTFLEIGPHPTLIPLARASLTSPSAEGEEQPWLWSLTRDGDDTRRMVESAAALYAHGVELNWAGFHERRLAKKALLPTYPFERKRHWLVPSNSQSKKAPKQAKGHPLLGRRLQSPLAGAQFEGLLSSESPAYLSGHRIYGLTVFPATGYVEMALAALRAVVGSFPCELENVLFERALILPEDSQRRVQLLLMPVSRENGEERFRFEIHSQPFLGDGEEEQRLPWLLHARGEARCDTSGQAQPSPSLEGTGSVEFKLEGESELAPADFYRLLTERGMGYTGPFRSITTLRKGPHGSGVAMARVALPAEESPGASPVSARHVAHPALLDGCFQAIGAALTTRFAAGNAIKMAYLPVAIERVRLRQPLGNEASARVEVSLGKGLEYSAALSVFAADGSPALEIVGLRMQGVERSRMREAASERQDGADILHQLVEASPVKRWDLMVSFLANQVADIMGVESSEISGGLMYFELGMSSLGSVELQYRLQKNLRCELPKNLVIDYESTESLAAHLLTQTFGNGSFERGQS, encoded by the coding sequence GTGACCATCCGACGAAAGAGCGCGCTCGCCAGCCGCTTTGCCCGCAAGCTGCAGCGCCACGCCACCGAGCCCATCGCCGTCGTCGGCATGAGCTGCCGCTTCCCGAACGCGCCTCACCTGGAGGCCTACCGGCGGCTGTTCTCCGATGGGATGGAGGTCCGCAAAGAGATCCCCCCGGAGCGCTTTGACCTCGACGCCTATTACAGCCCAGTGGCGGGCACTCCTGGCGCGATCTCCACCCGGCATGGTGGCTTCATCCAGGACATTGATCGTTTCGACGCTGGGTTCTTTCGCCTCACGCCTCGCGAGGTCGAGGCCATGGATCCCCAGCACCGCCTGCTGCTCGAACTGGCGTGGGAGGCCTTCGAATCGGCCGGCATGCCCCCCGCGGTGTTGTCGGGAAGCCAGACCGGCGTGTACGTGGGCATCGCGACCTTCGACTACCTGGAACTGACCGATATCCACTCGCCGGATGGCTATACCAACACCGGCCTGTCCCACAGCGCCGCCGTGGGCAGGGTGTCGTACTTCTTTGATCTCAAGGGCCCCTGCGAGGCCATCGACACGGCGTGCTCCGGGTCGCTGGTGGCGGTCCACAATGCCTGCCAGAGCCTGCGCGCGCGGGAGGTGGATTGTGCCCTGGCAGGGGGGGTGAACGCGCTCATTGCTCCCTATGGCTTCATGGGGTTCTCCCAGGCCGGCATGATGGCGCCGGATGGCCGCTGCAAGACCTTCGATGCCCGGGCCGATGGGTATGGCCGGAGCGAGGGCAGCGGCATGGTGGTCCTCAAGCGGCTGTCGGATGCGCGGCGGGACCGCGATATCATCCATGCCCTCATCACGGGCTCGGCGGTGAACCACGATGGCCGGAGCCAGGGTTTCACCGCGCCCAACGGGCTGGCGCAGCGGGAAGTGGTGCAGCGCGCGTGGAAGATGGGCGGATACGGCCCTGGGGATATCGACTGTGTCGAGGTCCACGGGACGGGCACGGCCCTGGGGGATCCTCAGGAGCTCTTGGCGCTGGGAGCGGTCTTCCGCGAACGGGAAGCGGCGGCCAATCGCGTCGTGGTGAGTTCGGCCAAGACCAACGTGGGACACCTGGAGGCCGCGGCCGGTATTGCCGGGCTCATCAAGCTGGTGCTCATGGTCCGCGACGCCGAGATCTTCCCGCACCTTCACCTGCAGCGGACCAATCCCAACATCGACCTTGGCTCCTTGCCGCTGCAGGTCCCCACCGAGCGGCGCCCGTGGCGTACACACGGCTCCAGGCGCGTTGGAGGGGTGAGTTCCTTCGGCTTCAGTGGCACCAATGCCCACGTGCTCGTGGAGTCCGTGAGCGAGGAGGAAGCGTCGGAGGCCACGGAAGGCGCGGAGGCGGGTGATGGCGCGAGCCTGGGGGAAGGGGCGAGTCCCGCCGAGCCCCCAGCTCCTCCGCTGCCCTTGCGCCCGGTGCAGATCGTGCCCCTGTCGGCACGTACGCGCCCGGCCCTCACGGAGCTGGCGGGCCGTTGGTCCCGGCACACGCGAGAGTCTCTGGGCGATGAGCTGGCGGACCTGGCGTTCACGGCGGCGACGGGGCGCCACCACTTCGAGCATCGCGCGGCGGTGGTGGCCTCTTCGCGCCGCGAGCTCGAAGCCGCGCTCGATGCCTTGCGCCACGGCCGCGAGGACAAGAACCTCCTGCGAGGCAACGTGCGGCCCCGGATGCAGCCCAAGGTGGGCTTCCTGTTCACGGGACAGGGCTCGCAGTACGCGGGGATGGGAAGGGGGCTGTACGAGCAGGAACCTGTGTTCCGAGAGGCGCTGGAGGCGTGCGCACAGGGGCTGAAAGGGCAGCTGCCCAAGGGACTGCTGGAGGTGATGTTCGCGGGGCCCGAGGAGAGGACGATCCACGAGACACAGTACGCGCAGCCAGCGCTCTTCAGCGTGCAGTACGCGCTGAGCCGGCTGTGGGAGAGCTGGGGAGTGAGGCCATACGCGGTGGTGGGCCACAGCGTGGGGGAGTTCGCGGCGGCGTGTGTGGCGGGAGTGCTGGAGCTGAAGGACGCGTTGGAGCTGGTGGCGGCGAGAGGCCGGTTGATGCAGGCGCTGCCCTCGAAGGGGAGCATGGTGTCGGTGCAGGCGCCAGTGGAGAAGGTGAGAGAGGCGATGGAGGCGGCCGGAGGAGGGCAGGTGTCCATCGCGGCGCAGAACGGGCCGAGAAGCACGGTGATGTCGGGTGAGAAGCAGGCGGTGCAGGAGGTGGTGGGGAGGCTGGAGAGGGAGGGGTACAAGGGGCAGGCCCTGACGGTGTCGCACGCGTTCCACTCGGCGCAGATGGAGCCGATGCTGGAGGAGTTCGAGCGGGTGGCGCGCCCGGTGGTGGCGAGGCCAGCGCGCTGCAAGCTGATCTCGAATGTGACGGGGCAGGCGTTCCAGGCGGGGCAGGCCCCGGACGCAGCGTACTGGCGCAAGCACGTGAGAGAGCCGGTGCTGTTCGAGCAGGGGATGCGAGCGATGGCGGAGCTGGGCGTGTCCACCTTCCTGGAGATCGGGCCTCATCCCACGCTCATCCCCCTGGCGCGCGCGTCGCTGACCAGTCCCTCGGCAGAGGGTGAAGAGCAGCCTTGGTTGTGGTCGCTCACTCGGGACGGGGATGACACGCGGCGCATGGTGGAGAGCGCCGCTGCACTGTATGCCCACGGGGTTGAGCTGAACTGGGCGGGCTTCCATGAGCGCCGCTTGGCCAAAAAGGCGCTCCTGCCCACCTATCCCTTCGAGCGCAAACGCCACTGGCTCGTGCCTTCTAACTCGCAGTCAAAGAAAGCCCCCAAGCAGGCCAAGGGCCACCCGCTGCTCGGCCGGCGCCTGCAGTCGCCCCTGGCTGGCGCGCAGTTCGAAGGACTCCTGAGCTCCGAGTCGCCTGCCTACCTGTCGGGCCACCGCATCTACGGCCTCACGGTGTTTCCGGCGACTGGGTATGTGGAGATGGCCCTGGCCGCGCTGCGCGCCGTGGTGGGTTCGTTTCCGTGCGAACTCGAGAACGTACTCTTCGAGCGAGCCCTGATCCTGCCCGAGGACAGCCAGCGCAGGGTTCAACTGCTGCTCATGCCTGTGTCTCGCGAGAACGGTGAGGAGCGGTTCCGTTTCGAGATCCACAGTCAGCCCTTCCTGGGCGATGGCGAGGAAGAGCAGCGTCTGCCCTGGCTCCTCCACGCGCGCGGCGAGGCCCGGTGTGACACGTCGGGCCAGGCCCAGCCTTCGCCGTCGCTCGAGGGGACCGGCAGCGTCGAGTTCAAGCTGGAGGGGGAGAGCGAGCTCGCCCCGGCGGACTTCTACCGGCTCCTCACCGAGCGTGGCATGGGCTACACAGGCCCCTTCCGGTCCATCACCACGCTTCGGAAAGGACCCCACGGCTCCGGCGTTGCCATGGCGCGCGTGGCCTTGCCTGCGGAAGAGAGCCCCGGTGCGTCACCGGTGAGCGCTCGTCACGTGGCCCACCCGGCGCTGCTCGATGGCTGCTTTCAGGCCATCGGCGCCGCACTGACCACGCGATTCGCCGCGGGCAATGCCATCAAGATGGCCTACCTGCCCGTGGCGATCGAGCGGGTGCGCCTGCGCCAACCTCTGGGCAACGAGGCGTCGGCCCGCGTGGAGGTCAGCCTCGGCAAGGGCTTGGAGTACAGCGCGGCGCTCTCGGTGTTTGCCGCCGATGGCTCGCCCGCGCTCGAGATCGTGGGCCTGCGCATGCAGGGCGTGGAGCGCTCACGCATGCGCGAGGCGGCCTCGGAGCGGCAGGACGGCGCCGACATCCTGCACCAGCTCGTCGAGGCCTCACCCGTGAAACGCTGGGACCTGATGGTCTCCTTCCTCGCCAACCAGGTCGCCGACATCATGGGGGTCGAGAGCAGCGAGATCTCCGGTGGGCTCATGTACTTCGAGCTGGGCATGAGTTCCCTGGGCTCCGTGGAGCTCCAGTACCGGCTCCAGAAGAACCTCCGCTGCGAGCTTCCGAAGAACCTGGTCATTGACTACGAGAGCACCGAATCGCTGGCGGCCCACCTGCTCACCCAGACGTTCGGCAACGGCTCCTTCGAAAGGGGGCAGTCATGA
- a CDS encoding coproporphyrinogen-III oxidase family protein: protein MSPSVGRPARSSAEAARDFIERNLNVRQVNKVLHAFPSPRMWQETDIPVRERLEARKAAQESHDLALYVAVPYCIRTDPDRCGYCLFPVEVYTGNNDLDTYFSYLRREGELYRGLFEKDRVVNIYFGGGTSNLYRADRYPQLMDLVREHFTLPAGVSITLEGIPQLFTREKLQKIKESGMNRVSMGVQQMNDELNALSGRKQTVKHTLQTIEWCQELGLPCNVDLIFGWPRQTVSTMMKDLELLVSTGIHHITHYELNVGGPTDFALNRRHELPSVAENLEMYRVSRDFLKSCGYVQLTPYDWEKIDAPEQRLYEECERDFRATDIFGWGYAGVSQFTGAGGRGAWTYRQHTSIKDYYKAIDEGRIPLEHGFTHQEVDYRLSQLFRNLQGLEVDLDAYQRAFGVELMDEYAGAWQALTERGFVALEGRKLRLVGDGVFYTPMIQTLLSRERIAELSSSLRASARPAALSGT, encoded by the coding sequence ATGAGCCCGTCCGTGGGCAGGCCCGCGCGCTCCTCGGCCGAGGCCGCGCGCGACTTCATCGAACGCAACCTGAATGTCCGCCAGGTGAACAAGGTCCTCCACGCCTTCCCGTCGCCGCGGATGTGGCAGGAGACCGATATTCCGGTGCGCGAGCGGCTCGAAGCGCGCAAGGCGGCGCAGGAAAGCCATGACCTGGCCCTGTACGTCGCCGTTCCCTACTGCATTCGCACGGATCCGGACCGGTGCGGCTACTGCCTGTTTCCCGTCGAGGTCTACACCGGCAACAACGACCTGGACACGTACTTCTCCTACCTGCGGCGCGAGGGAGAGTTGTACCGGGGCCTGTTCGAGAAGGATCGGGTCGTCAACATCTACTTCGGCGGCGGCACCTCCAACCTTTACCGCGCCGACAGGTACCCCCAGCTCATGGACCTGGTGCGGGAGCACTTCACGCTGCCGGCCGGCGTCTCCATCACCCTTGAGGGGATCCCTCAGCTCTTCACGCGCGAGAAACTGCAGAAGATCAAAGAGAGCGGGATGAACCGCGTGAGCATGGGCGTGCAGCAGATGAATGACGAGCTGAACGCGCTCAGCGGCCGCAAGCAGACTGTCAAGCACACCCTTCAGACCATTGAGTGGTGCCAGGAACTCGGGCTGCCCTGCAACGTGGACCTCATCTTCGGATGGCCGCGCCAGACCGTGTCCACCATGATGAAGGACCTGGAGTTGCTGGTGAGCACCGGGATCCACCACATCACCCACTATGAGCTCAACGTCGGTGGACCGACCGACTTCGCCTTGAACCGGCGTCATGAGCTGCCGTCGGTGGCCGAGAATCTGGAGATGTACCGGGTCTCGCGGGACTTCCTGAAGAGCTGCGGCTACGTCCAGCTCACCCCTTACGACTGGGAGAAGATCGACGCCCCGGAGCAGCGCCTCTACGAGGAGTGCGAACGCGACTTCCGCGCCACGGACATCTTCGGCTGGGGCTACGCGGGCGTGTCCCAGTTCACGGGGGCGGGAGGCAGGGGAGCCTGGACCTACCGGCAGCACACCTCGATCAAGGACTACTACAAGGCCATCGACGAGGGACGGATCCCGCTCGAACATGGGTTCACCCACCAGGAGGTCGACTACCGCCTGTCCCAGCTCTTCCGGAACCTGCAGGGACTGGAAGTCGATCTCGACGCCTATCAGCGGGCGTTCGGGGTCGAGCTCATGGACGAGTATGCTGGCGCCTGGCAGGCCCTGACCGAGCGCGGCTTCGTCGCGCTCGAGGGCAGGAAACTGCGCCTGGTGGGGGATGGGGTGTTCTACACGCCCATGATCCAGACGCTGCTCTCGCGCGAGCGTATCGCCGAGCTGAGCAGCTCGCTCCGTGCCTCGGCGCGGCCCGCGGCCTTGTCCGGCACCTGA